In the Leptospira wolffii serovar Khorat str. Khorat-H2 genome, GGGAGCCAATCCGTCTTGGTGTCATCCCATTATTTATAGAAGAATAGAGGCCCGTAAAAAAGCGGATCCTACGGTTAAGATCATAGTGATCGATCCTAGAAAAACCGAAACCTGCGAAGACGCGGATCTGCACCTACAGATCAATCCGGGAACCGATATCTATCTTTTGCATTCCATAGCCAGGATTCTGATCGAAAACAATTGGATAGATAAGGAATTCATAATATATAATACGGAAGGATTCGAGGATTTGAAGAATCTGGTCTTTTCCATGGACCCGGATTCCTCGGCAGAAATCTGCGGAGTATCTACCGAGCAAATCAGAAGGGCCGCTAGAATGATCGGAGAATCGAACGGATTTCTGAGCCTTTGGGCGATGGGATTGAACCAAAGTTTGATCGGAGTCAATAAGAGTTTAGCTCTCATTAATCTCAATTTACTTCGAGGAAAGATCGGTAAACCTGGGTCCGGTCCATTCTCCTTAACCGGACAGCCGAATGCAATGGGAGGGAGAGAAGTCGGAGGAATGTGTAATTTACTCCCTGCACATAGGGATTTGGACGATCCGGAGCATAGAAGGGAAGTCGCGGATTTTTGGGGGGTCTCCGATCTGCCGAGTAAACCGGGCCTTAGCGCTACTGAAATATTCGAAAAATTGAATGAAGGTCGCTTAAAGGCGATTTGGATCGTCTGTACGAATCCTACGGTTAGCCTTCCCGATGCCAGTACCTTGGAGAAGGGACTCGCGAACGCGGAATTAGTCGTTGTGCAGGACATTTCTATGGATGTGGGAACTTTACCTTACGCCGACATCGTCCTTCCTGCGGCGGGCTGGTCGGAGAAAAGCGGAACCATGACCAATTCGGATAGAAGAATCACTTATCTTCCGAAGATTCTGGAGGCTCCGGGAGAAGCTAGGCCCGATGCTTGGATTATTCGAGAATTCGCCCGTAAATTGAGATTCGAGAAATACTTTTCCTACGAAACGGAGGAGGAGATCTTTCTGGAATTCTGCCGTCTGACCCGGGGTACTCGTATGGATATCTCGGGATTGGATTACGAGATTCTACAAAAGGAAAGATCGGTGCAGTGGCCGTTCTCTTCCGATTCCGGAGCGGGCACGGATAGGTTATTCACCGATAGAAAGTTTTATAGACCGAACGGTAAGGCTAAGATTCACGCGGTGGATTACGAGGATCCTTCCGAGAAAGCCACCGAAGACTTTCCTTTCATTCTTACCACCGGTAGATTTCGGGATCAATGGCATTCCATGACCCGAACCGGCAAGGTTCGAAAATTGAAGGAGCATAGAAGGGATGCGAATGTGGAGATGCATCCCGAGGACGCGGCGAAATACAATCTGAAGGAAGGCCTACTCGTAGAAGTCAAAAATTCTCGCGGAATAGTGAGGACTAAGATCACTCTTTCCAAGGCTCTTAAGCCTGGTGTGGTGTTTTTGCCGATGCATTGGGGAAAAAGGAACGGCACCGACCTCTCCCGATCCAATAATTTGACCGATTCTAGTTTCGATCCTATATCCAAGCAACCGGGTTTTAAAATCTCTGCGGTGAATATCGTTCCTTATAAAAAACCCCGGGAAAAGATCTTAATTATCGGAGGCGGGACCGCAACATTAGAATTTATTAAATCTTACAGGCCTTCCGCCCCGAGAGACGAGATCGTCGTAATCTGTAAAGAAGAGGATCCCTTCTATAATAGGATTCTTTTGCCCGATTATATCGGTGGGGAGAAAACCTTCAGTCAATTATCCGCCATGGAAAAAAGAGAAATCGATTCCTTGGATATTGATACGCTCCCGAAGACTGAGATCGTAAAAGTTTATCCCGAAGGAAAGAAGGTCCGGGATTCCGAAGGAAATCTTTATTCTTACGATAAATTGATTTTGGCTTTAGGAAGCATTCCGATCCGTCCTGATCCATCCTTCTCGAATCGAAAGGGAGTATTTTCTCTCAGGAATAAGTCGGATGCTGATTCTATCCGGGAATATTTCCAAGAGGGAAAATCCGCGATCATCGTGGGGGGAGGTCTCCTAGGTTTAGAATTGGCCGCCGCTCTCGCCTCCATGGGAGTCAACGTTACGGTAATCATAAGAAGCGATCGGTTGATGTCCAAGCGCTTGGATAGGATCGCGAGCGAAATTCTGAAAGAGGAAATCTTAGATAGAGGAATCGATCTGGTCTTCGAGGCCGAAATCGAAGCGATTATAGGAGAGAATGAAGTCGAATCGGTTCTACTGTCGAACGGACGATCTATTTCCGCCGACGGAATCATTTTCACAATAGGCACCACTCCCAATATAGAAATCGCGAAGTCGGCGGGTTTGAAATGCAAGGAAGGCGTACTCGTGGACTCCTTTCTACAGACAAGCGATCCGAATATCTATTGCATCGGCGAGATGGCGGAGCATAAGACCGGAATCTACGGAACAGTGGCGGCTGTAACGGAAGAAGCGAAAATAGCCGCTCAGAATCTTTACGGCTACTCTTTCGATAGTTTCGAAGGATATCTCCACGGCTATATATTAAAGATCTCTGAATTAGATCTGGCCACGATCAGTCTGCCGGATATCCCTTTGGAGAACGGTTCCGATAACTTCGGCGGCTTCGAGGAAATCACTTTTCTGGATCGTCAGAGCAGAATCTATAAGAAAATCATAATTAGAAACGACAAAATAGTGGCCGCCATTCTCGTCGGGGACAAATCCGAATACTCTAAGTTTAAGGATTGGATTCTCTCCGGAATAGAATTGGGCGAAAGAAGAAAATTCCTCCTCTCCGGAGGGGAGATCATGAAGCCTACGATGGGAAAATTAGTTTGTTCCTGTATCGGAGTGGGAGAAGGAAATATCGAGAAAGCGATCCGAGAGGGAGAGCATAGTCTTGCGGGAATCGGCAAGACCACAGGCGCAGGAACGGGTTGCGGAAGTTGCAGGACAGAGATTTCCCATATTCTTAAAAGAATGATAGAGAACCCGGCGGGTAGATTCTAATCTATTCCGTCTTTACGATTCTGATTTCCCTGTAATCGAATTCGATTTCCACCTTGTCTCCGGGCCTAAGGATAGAAAAGGATTCATTCGATTCCACTCTGATCAGAGTGTTCATGGCCCATACTGTCAGCGTTCCTCCGGCGTCTATATCCACGATCTCGCCAGTGTTTACGATTCTATGATCGCTCCCTTTATTATGGAAAATCTCCATAGGTGTTCCCGATCGAAGAATTTTTCCCGAGTCGATTAAGAAAACTTTATTCGATAATTTGAATATTTCCGGAATCTCGTGGCTGACGAGGATCGTGGTCGTTTGTAGCTCTTTATGTAATTTCCGGATCGAGGCTTGTAGTTGGAATCTCATACCTCGATCCAAGGAGGAGAATGGCTCGTCTAAAAATAAATATTCGGGTTTTCGCAGCACGGCCCGGGTCAGACAGATTCTTTGTTTTTGTCCGCCGGATAGACCTTCTATTCTTCGCTCCATTAAACTTTCGATATTCATAATGGAGACTAGCTCTTCGAGTAGGGTTCGATCTGAATTCTTGGAAGGAAGGGCGAATTCCAGATTTTCACGCACGTTCAGATTCGGATAGAGAGAGTTCTCTTGGAATGCGAAGCCTAGATTTCTCTTTCGGATCGGAAGATCGATTTTGGATTCGGAATCGAACCATATCCGTCCGTCGACTTCTATTATTCCTCGGTCCGGTTTTAATAATCCCGCGATCATCTTGATCAGGCTCGTCTTCCCGGCTCCGGATACTCCGTATAAGGCTACGAAATCCCCTTTCTCGATTTGAAGTTGGAAATCCAGGTCCAGTTTTTCGAAGTTCGGACCTGAGAACGATTTTCGAATCTCCGCTCGGATCATGCCTTTTGCGAACCCAGAAAATTTACCCTCCTTCTATACTTGAAGAGAGGAAGCAGCACTAATGTGGATGTCGCTACAAGCAGAATAGAAAGAATATGAGCGTTACCGTAATTCATAGCCTCCACTTCTTCGTAGATCGCGATGGAGGCGAGTTTGGTCTTGTTCGGGATGCTACCTCCGATCAAAAGAACGACTCCGAATTCTC is a window encoding:
- a CDS encoding nitrate reductase; translated protein: MRYSKTFQTTCSYCGVGCGILVKKSGNREISVQGDPQHPVNKGLLCSKGMNLHYSVMDQSDRILYPMLREDRNSPLQRTTWDSALEKAASEFRRIIDEYGPDSVAFYVSGQLLTEEYYIINKLSKGFIGTNNIDSNSRLCMSSAVSAYKMSLGEDSVPINYDDIELADCFLIAGANPSWCHPIIYRRIEARKKADPTVKIIVIDPRKTETCEDADLHLQINPGTDIYLLHSIARILIENNWIDKEFIIYNTEGFEDLKNLVFSMDPDSSAEICGVSTEQIRRAARMIGESNGFLSLWAMGLNQSLIGVNKSLALINLNLLRGKIGKPGSGPFSLTGQPNAMGGREVGGMCNLLPAHRDLDDPEHRREVADFWGVSDLPSKPGLSATEIFEKLNEGRLKAIWIVCTNPTVSLPDASTLEKGLANAELVVVQDISMDVGTLPYADIVLPAAGWSEKSGTMTNSDRRITYLPKILEAPGEARPDAWIIREFARKLRFEKYFSYETEEEIFLEFCRLTRGTRMDISGLDYEILQKERSVQWPFSSDSGAGTDRLFTDRKFYRPNGKAKIHAVDYEDPSEKATEDFPFILTTGRFRDQWHSMTRTGKVRKLKEHRRDANVEMHPEDAAKYNLKEGLLVEVKNSRGIVRTKITLSKALKPGVVFLPMHWGKRNGTDLSRSNNLTDSSFDPISKQPGFKISAVNIVPYKKPREKILIIGGGTATLEFIKSYRPSAPRDEIVVICKEEDPFYNRILLPDYIGGEKTFSQLSAMEKREIDSLDIDTLPKTEIVKVYPEGKKVRDSEGNLYSYDKLILALGSIPIRPDPSFSNRKGVFSLRNKSDADSIREYFQEGKSAIIVGGGLLGLELAAALASMGVNVTVIIRSDRLMSKRLDRIASEILKEEILDRGIDLVFEAEIEAIIGENEVESVLLSNGRSISADGIIFTIGTTPNIEIAKSAGLKCKEGVLVDSFLQTSDPNIYCIGEMAEHKTGIYGTVAAVTEEAKIAAQNLYGYSFDSFEGYLHGYILKISELDLATISLPDIPLENGSDNFGGFEEITFLDRQSRIYKKIIIRNDKIVAAILVGDKSEYSKFKDWILSGIELGERRKFLLSGGEIMKPTMGKLVCSCIGVGEGNIEKAIREGEHSLAGIGKTTGAGTGCGSCRTEISHILKRMIENPAGRF
- a CDS encoding ATP-binding cassette domain-containing protein encodes the protein MIRAEIRKSFSGPNFEKLDLDFQLQIEKGDFVALYGVSGAGKTSLIKMIAGLLKPDRGIIEVDGRIWFDSESKIDLPIRKRNLGFAFQENSLYPNLNVRENLEFALPSKNSDRTLLEELVSIMNIESLMERRIEGLSGGQKQRICLTRAVLRKPEYLFLDEPFSSLDRGMRFQLQASIRKLHKELQTTTILVSHEIPEIFKLSNKVFLIDSGKILRSGTPMEIFHNKGSDHRIVNTGEIVDIDAGGTLTVWAMNTLIRVESNESFSILRPGDKVEIEFDYREIRIVKTE